The Hordeum vulgare subsp. vulgare chromosome 7H, MorexV3_pseudomolecules_assembly, whole genome shotgun sequence DNA window ATATATCTGTTCTTGCTTTTCTTAGTGATCGCTACTGTACCTATTTTGATTTCGCAGCCGTGCGTGTTGCTCTGCTCTTTGTTTGAAGATGATAGAGACAAGGAAGATGGCTATAGTGCAAATGTGATAGTAAATTTCATTATAATATAAATTTGTTGATTTATATGTATGGTTAGAAAATCAAGCAGCTCTTTTGTGAAGAGTAGAACCTTCTATTCTATTTAGTAATTTCTTCAAATTTGTGTTACATCATATAAGCTTGCATCAAAATCGGGACAATGCTGCAGTTATACCTGATGGTTCGATTGGGTTGATGCTGAAGCTGATATACTTCCCTGAGTTGCTCCAATCGGGAATGCCGATATACTTCCGCCAGTTGCTCTCCAAACCCCATCTCTTGCTCTTCTTTGCACCAATGGGAGAAGAGGTGCGAGCCATCTTTTTTACTGGATGTTCTCTTCATCCTTTCTTCCTATGGATTTTGTAGGTTAACAGACGTTCTCTCGCTGTGGATTGGAAAGAATACTGTAACTCTTAGTCAGGTCGTGCAATTTTGAATGAAGGTTGTAAAATGTCTTCATTGCACAATACACATCAATTTTATTACTGGTGCTTGTTTGGTTGTAAAATCTCTCATATGTATATTGTCCTTTCGTGTCCATCCCTTTTGAGATATAACACTGAACCTTTTGGATATATCTTTGTATATAAAAAATGTGTTTTGTCTCCCGATTGAAATGGACCTAAATATGAATACGAACCGGTATTTGTTTTGTGTTTTTATCACCATGTACAACAATAAATTTCTTGCTGCTGCTAATCCACGCGCCTCCTGCACACTGCCCTGAACTCCCTTTTGCTATGAACGTCGGTCCATTGACTCATCCATATATTGGAATACACATGATTGGATATGATAAAAAGGTAGAAGCGTCATAGAATGTACACTCTTCGGCTCTGAACTGCTAGGTAATGCAAGTTCGATCTCATTACCTTATCGTTGTCGTTGATCCTGTTGTTAACTAACTTGTGAATTTATGTAGAGAAGTACGTCACTATCATTTAGTTTTTAGCCTGTTTTACAGAAGTAAAGTCGGAAAATGGATAGTAAAATATGTATAACATATCTGAGCTACCTTTTTACCGTGGTCTACTGGATAGAAAGTGTCAGGGCTGAGAGGGTGCTGCAGAAGAGGAGCACTAATCTCTAAATATTTCTTCTCATATACTCCcaacgttcctaaatataagtccttttagaggtttcactaacaaactacatacagatgtatatagacatactttaaagtcattcattttgcttcatatgtagtccCTTCATGAAATGtctaaaaacttatatttagaaacggaggggtaTAAGAGAAGGATAAGCGGTGATATTTTTTCTTGAACCTTTTTTATTGGGTAAGGGCTGGTAacatttttttcttccgttgcaacacacgggctTTTTGCTAGTCTCTCCTAAAACAGACATGTTCCTTCCTCGATAGATGGCTAAATGGCCATAACACCTTTAAGCCATGGATCatgcattttttttttctgtaagcatGAAACACAAACTTGGGATGTAATTTTAGACGAAGAAAAATCATTCCTTTTTTGTTAGCTACCTTTTTTCTGGTGCGAAGCACATGAGTGTAAAAAAATAACACGTGATGTATGACTCTAGTCAAGCAGGGAGGAGCGTCTAGCGGGAAGAGGCACACGGCATCACATAAATTAAGGGGGTCTGATTACGATCCGTTTTCTTTTCCATGCCTTGCATAAGCATCGGACAGGAGCATGTTTTCCTCTGCGGTGAAGTACGGTTAGTCAATCTAAATTAGTAACTGCACGTCAGAGAACGAATTAGGCTAAGGTTAAGCTGGTAGTTTAGTGAGGCTATCATGCTGCAGTAATTGGTCTGTGTACAATTTGTGGGATGCGTTTTGGGAAGATGGTGTTTGCTTGCTGAGTATGATTAGAGATGGAGAAGTTTGGATTTGAGAAAGAAGAGGATGCTCGCAAGATTGGAAAATATCCTGACCCTGGAATGGGACGCGACCCTTGCGAGAAACGGGACGGCTGAGATCCGCCCGAAAACCACTCGCGCTCGGCGCTCCCCACACCTCTCAGCCCGTGTCCATTTCCACCCTCCAAACCAAAATCGGATCGCGATCCTAGGGTTACCACACCCTCCTTCCCACCCCCATCCCCGTCGTCCGATCCGGTCCCTCGCCATGGCACAGCACGACGGCAAGCCATACCAGCCGCGCCGGGGCCCTGAGCGCCCCCCGCAGCCGGCGGAGGACCCGGCCGCGCCCGCCCCTGCGCCAGCAGCAGCGGACGCCGTGATTGACCACCTCGCGGCCGTGGCTGCCGAGGCTGAGGCGCTGAACGCGTCCATCGAGGCCGTCGCGGCCGAGGCAGAGGCGATGAACACGTACGAGCACGCGcacgagcaggagcaggagcaggggcaggagatggaggaggaggaggaagaggaggaagaggaggagatggaggaggaggaggaggacgagggcgAGGGGGATGGGCAGCATGAGCATGGGCAGCACGGCGGCAACGGGGAGGCCGTCCCGATGGACGCAGAGGCCGCGGCGCAGGCGGCAGCTGCAGCTGCGGCTGGCGCACAGTTGGACCCGCACGGGGCGATGGTCACTGCGATTGTGCCGCCCGCCACGGGTAACCAGCTCACCCTTTCATTTCAAGGCGAGGTCTACGTTTTCGACTCTGTATCCCCTGATAAGGTCCGTCTCTCGCCGTTTGCAAGTAGCAGTAGTATAATTTTGTCTCCTCTGCCTCTTTAGTAAGCAGTGATTCCAATGTTCAAAAAAGCGGAAAGCTTAAGAGCAATGGACGCTTAAGCGCAGCTTAACCGCACTTAAGCGTTTTTTGTAATTGGCTAGAATTTGATAGATTTTGAATAATATACACAGGAAAAATAGGAAACATGGCACATGTGTAATTGAATAGCCATCTAAAATACAGTTCACACCATAGCGAATACACATTAAGTTCACACGGCAAGCAAAATAACATCTAAAATACAGTTCACACCATAGCGAATACACATTAAGTTCACACGGCAAGCAAAATAACAACTAAAATGCAGTTCAATTCAAATAGTCATAGCCTAATAGAGATCATGTGACCATAATTTTGCCAGCATATGAAGGAAATAGTTCCCAAACAGAGCCTAATAATAAGATAAATGGGATATTGCCATGATTGCGCAAGCAAAAGTACTTCAAAAACAGTCAAATTCTGGTcaaatttaacaaaaaaaacGCTTTATCTACCGCTTAGGGCAAAAGCGAAGCGCTTTGTCATAGCTGCGCGCTTAAGCGTCGCTTAAAAACGCTTTCTTGAACCCTGAGTGATTCAGTAGTCTTTGATTGCTGTCGCAGGTGCAAGCTGTACTTTTGCTGCTAGGGGGAAGGGAGCTGAACCCAGGCATAGGTGCCGgagcatcatcatcaactccATACAGTAAGGTTGAGACAAGTGATGACAGTTAATATTTTATGTGCTGGATGATTCACATGCGTCCGAGGTTTAATTTACTCTCCTTCATCAGAGGTTGAATTTTCCACACCGGGTGGCATCGTTGATGAGGTTTAGGGAGAAGCGGAAAGAGCGCAATTTTGATAAGAAGATCCGGTATACTGTTCGCAAGGAAGTTGCACTAAGGTTGGTGGAATTCCAATCATTAATTATGTCTAAAATGTTGTCTGGGAAATTCAAATTCCAGTCATTATTTCTTGAAAGGCTATTAAGTTTGTCATGTTGGGACTCACCAAATTCGATGGCATACATTTGAATATATTACATTCCATATGTGTATTATTTTGCCATTATTTTCTTGGGAACATATGCTCATCCACTGCATTTTTATTAGCAAACTCTGTTCAGTATGAACATTGATTAATTGCCTCTATTTGTTCTGTTCGCTTTGTTAGTCTCTACTGCGTCAATATTACTGGTATGCCGTGGTTCTTGTCAGTTGTAATACTAGTGTTGGCATTTTTTTGATTTGGATATGGTTTCAGGGTCACAGCATAGATCATAATTCATAGCATCATACTATCTTGTGATTCTACATTCTAACCAGGGCCAATTGATTTGTAGCGTATCATGTACGAAGTTCAAAAAAGCACTAGGCGGTAATTATGCACCTACTTGGGCTTTTCTAACTTAGGCACGATTAGGCGAACTTAGGAGCAATTAAGCGTTAGTTCTGTAGTATGGAGAAATAAGCTAGATGGGCTGCCCTGGCCCATTAAACCATAGGCCCATCCTAATATTTTTCCTACTAAAGCTCTCGTATGGTGCACAGTCGACAGGAAATTTAGGTTTCCTCTTCATGCCGCCTTTCCCCCTCGTCCTCCCTCCCTTGATGCATGATGCCGCCTCTCTCCCTCTAGCTACGTCCTTTGCTAGACCGATGGGAACCAGCCAACGAATCTTAATATCTCGTCGGAGAAGCTCGATTCCTTGCCGAAATCAGTCAATCTGTTGTTGGAGTGGTTGGATCCTTGTTGCGAGGATGAATCCTTGCTGGGGAGATTGATTTCTCGCCTGAGAAACGTGATTCCTAGCCGGAAAAGCTGATTTGTTGCCGGAGGACCTCGCTGGCCGCTTGTTTGAGCGCCTAGGGCCAAAGCGAGGTGCTATGCCAACGCCCAACGCTTAAGCATGCCACGCTTAAGCATGCCTAGGCGAGCGCCTAATAGTGCCTTTTTGAACTATGGTCATGTATCATTGACTCGTCGTATCACAGTTCCATCGTATCGTTGTCACACTACGTTCCCACTCGTATAATTGCTAAGATTGGCCCACATGAACTATGTGCGGTACCACTATTCATGGGAACAAAACTGCAAGGCCTGGCCATGCTTTGCAATGGCGGCTTGAGCAAGAGATATACCCTCGACGCCACATAGCACCTTATAAGCATGTTTAGGTCTAGTCGAGGTGAGCACTAAACCTCTCGTCTATTGCTCCTGCATTGTCACCTCACAAACCATGTGAGGCATTGGGCTTCAGCTTTTTAGTAGAAGCCTACTTAGGTACATTCATGTGCGCAAGGTCCAAAAAAGCGTCAGGCGTACATTCCTAATTTTGCCTCTGCATGGAGTCTATATCACCTAATGCATGCCTTGGCATGCTTAAGGCTAGGAGTTCTGCTGTCCTATCAGCGCTTTTTTAGTTGTGCTGCATTCATTAGATGCCATGTTCTCCATCTCTTGAATGAGGATAGTAAATAATTTTCCAGAAATGAATTTGTAGAAAATTAATGTGAATGCTGCATTACGTAAACAAATCGTAGACGTTGCATTCTGTTAAAACAATTTTGTTGTGTTGTGTTGGTCGGGTTAGAAATTTGTACTTTATCAGTTTGCAGTTCATCTCATGCACGGTGTTAGTAATAATGAAATTCTAGCATATACTACAGAATTGTCCTATAATTTGTGTTAGATGAGCATTTTTTATATTAAACCAATTTATAGTTTTGTAAAAATGTAAAAGTATTGTGATTCTATGATATGATACTGCTGAAAAAAAACACTACCTAGTATTCTGATACTAAAATTCTTTGATTTAGATGAGATTATATTTTGCTTGTTGTCTAAGTTACCTCTGCACTGATTATGCAGACACTATTAATGCATTTCCATATTTCCATGTATTTATAGGATGCAGCGTAATAGAGGCCAATTTACATCTTCAAAACCAAAACCTGATGAAGGAACATCTGAACTGGCAACTGCAGATGGCTCCCCAAATTGGGGGTCAGTGGAAGGTCGACCTCCGTCTGCTGCTGCGTAAGTTGATGGAGTGTATTTTGCTGAGTCAGTggaatgtatttgagttttccagCAATATTTCTAGATGCTTCTAAATATTCCTTCTGTGGGATCATTGCTGTTCTTGAAATTAATGCTCTAGTATGTCACCATAGGTGCCACCAAGAAACATATTTTTCACATAATTGTAGAGCTGGCTGGTACACATAATTGTATATACTAGTACCTTTTTTTTGCCTAGCTCATCTTTCCTAGGACATTCAGATTTGTTTACTTTGTTAGTTGTGCAAGCAAGTTTGACATGGACTGAAGGTATTATCTGACACCTAGCATACATGGACAGATGCTTCTTTCCATATGGTGTATCTGTTAGGTCTTACTTTTTGGTTTCTTAAGAATATGAGATTTTATCTGTGAATTTTGTCGATGGCTGTTCTTTCAAATTCTTTcagatgccatcactgtggtactAATGCACATAATACACCTATGATGCGTCGTGGACCTGAAGGGCCAAGAACATTATGCAATGCTTGCGGCCTCATGTGGGCGAATAAGGTACTTGTAATACTTGCTAGTGCTGTTGCATATCAATTTAATTGAAGATAATAGCATATGGTGTTGTATAGAAGCATATAGTGTTCTACCTCTATTTCACAATATCTGTCTTAGGGACACAAAATTGGAGTATTAATTTATGGAATCGTACTATTCTTGTTCTCACTAGATAGATTCCATGAAAATAGGATTGCATGCGGAAAATATATTGTGAAATGGATGGAGTAACTTTTAGATCTTGCTGTATAATGGAATTAGCCACAGTTGGAACCTGTAAGAACTGCTTCAGTGTTCAGTTGTTTATTCCTTTTTTCTCGGGTCCTTTATGTTGAAACGGCTCACTTCACTACCATGCCAGACGACTTGCTAACCTTCCATGTTTATTTTCTACAGGGCATGTTGAGGGACCTAGCAAAGTCTACTCCCCAATCTCTTCAAATGATGGCAACAGCTCCAAATGATAGTGTAAGTCTCTTATCTATTTGCTGCACATCTCTTTGACCTACTTCGGGATGAGTATGCTTGGTTGAAACTTTCCCTATAAGCTTAAGCTATTATTTTGTTCTTGTTAAAAAAGAGAGCTGAGTTTATATCTAATCTAATTACCCGAGAAAGGATTGTATTTTGCATGATGTCCATCTTAACAATGGTCCCCAATACTAGGCAATGGCTGGAACTTTTGAAAATATACAGTGAAAATTGGTTAATGTATTTTCACTCATTTAAAATtaacaagtactccctctgtacctaaatacttgttgGGGAACACTAATACAAGTACTCCCAACTACAAGTAttgtggtacagagggagtacataacATGGCATAAAACAAATCATGGTTCCCGTGTCCTGGAAATTGCAATATCAAAAAGAGGATCATCGGTTTATATTATAATCTCTACTAATCTTGATCTCTTTAAATAATCACTGACTCCAGAAAGTTTACCCATTTGAAAATTTTGGTGGCCTGAATGGGTGTCTTATTTTGTATGGAATCAATTGTTTATTTAATATTGGTTTGGTTAATCCCTAcataatttctgacttcgttcCCATATATTTCCACCAAGAGTCCGAAGCACATAAGGTGACATGCCATTTTCTTCTTCCAATGCCATAAAAATGTTAATTACTCCCATTTCAAGCAGCAAGCATTAGTCCGAAGCACCGAAGAGTCCAATGATTATATATTTTGAATGAACTGGTGGCTGACGCTTGAATTCACTCTCAGCAGAATGGAAACACCCTATCTCAGCAGAACGGAAACGCTCTCTCTCAGCAGAATGGAAATGCTGCCATTGTGCCCTTTGCCGAGCAACAAACCCTGGCACAAGCGACCGACGCCAACGGTCACAGCCACGGGTCTTCGACATGATGAGCAGGTTTGCTGCTTGTTTTGTAAGGTGGATGGACGGATGAAGGAGCGTCGTCATCCTCCTTAAGAGTGAACTTCCTGTGTAGGCGAAAACTGCTTGTACTATAACCTGAGAGCGAGGAACTGCTAGTTAGGTTGTCTGTCTTAGCGTTGTCTAGGGTTTAAAGAGCTGCTGGCTTTATCTGATGGAATCGTGCATACCGCTGTTGTTGTGGCTATATAACAATTCTGTTTCTTCTTGTTTGAGTCCACTGTGAATGCTGTGTGGCCTGTTGTTATTTACAGCTGATATCAAAGTAGTCGTTTTAACCCATGATGAAGCAACCTACTGTTTCTCACTGAGTTCTGTGGTGGCTGCAGAATTTAtgttaataaaataaaataaaatatacagAACGACAAGAAGAAAAGATCACCCTCTTATTATCTGTCCATATCGCCCAAAAAGGGACCTTCTCACCTGTCTGACAGCAGTTGTAGTAGCAGCGGTGGTTGAGG harbors:
- the LOC123409762 gene encoding GATA transcription factor 20-like isoform X2, coding for MAQHDGKPYQPRRGPERPPQPAEDPAAPAPAPAAADAVIDHLAAVAAEAEALNASIEAVAAEAEAMNTYEHAHEQEQEQGQEMEEEEEEEEEEEMEEEEEDEGEGDGQHEHGQHGGNGEAVPMDAEAAAQAAAAAAAGAQLDPHGAMVTAIVPPATGNQLTLSFQGEVYVFDSVSPDKVQAVLLLLGGRELNPGIGAGASSSTPYSKRLNFPHRVASLMRFREKRKERNFDKKIRYTVRKEVALRMQRNRGQFTSSKPKPDEGTSELATADGSPNWGSVEGRPPSAAACHHCGTNAHNTPMMRRGPEGPRTLCNACGLMWANKGMLRDLAKSTPQSLQMMATAPNDSNGNTLSQQNGNALSQQNGNAAIVPFAEQQTLAQATDANGHSHGSST
- the LOC123409762 gene encoding GATA transcription factor 20-like isoform X1 — protein: MAQHDGKPYQPRRGPERPPQPAEDPAAPAPAPAAADAVIDHLAAVAAEAEALNASIEAVAAEAEAMNTYEHAHEQEQEQGQEMEEEEEEEEEEEMEEEEEDEGEGDGQHEHGQHGGNGEAVPMDAEAAAQAAAAAAAGAQLDPHGAMVTAIVPPATGNQLTLSFQGEVYVFDSVSPDKVQAVLLLLGGRELNPGIGAGASSSTPYSKRLNFPHRVASLMRFREKRKERNFDKKIRYTVRKEVALRMQRNRGQFTSSKPKPDEGTSELATADGSPNWGSVEGRPPSAAACHHCGTNAHNTPMMRRGPEGPRTLCNACGLMWANKGMLRDLAKSTPQSLQMMATAPNDSQNGNTLSQQNGNALSQQNGNAAIVPFAEQQTLAQATDANGHSHGSST